Proteins encoded together in one Calditrichota bacterium window:
- a CDS encoding TatD family deoxyribonuclease — MSSSCFDTHCHLTAEEFKPDLPEVIERARDAGVSDILVIALDADDALTAAEIAHRYELPFTAGIHPHSAADFSDDDLKVIGEMLSDPACLAVGEIGLDYKEGLDLRDAQQGLFRNMLELAREHQKPVVIHNRLAGVDIIKAIDEMGFREGGVMHCFSGDLALMEAAVLRGFYISFAGNLTYPKGYLGQVATGVPRERLLVETDAPYLTPVPKRGRRNEPAFVKFTAGYLGELIGLDAEASEQLTAGNARRLFYRK; from the coding sequence ATGAGTTCGAGTTGTTTCGATACACATTGCCACCTGACCGCCGAGGAGTTCAAGCCCGACCTTCCAGAGGTCATTGAACGCGCTCGCGACGCGGGAGTGAGCGATATCCTGGTGATCGCACTCGATGCCGACGATGCTCTTACTGCGGCAGAGATTGCCCACCGCTACGAACTGCCCTTCACTGCGGGCATCCATCCCCATTCGGCTGCCGACTTTTCCGATGATGATCTGAAAGTTATAGGCGAAATGCTGAGTGATCCGGCATGCCTGGCGGTTGGTGAGATAGGTCTCGACTATAAGGAGGGACTTGACCTTAGGGACGCTCAGCAAGGTCTGTTTCGGAACATGCTCGAGTTGGCTCGCGAGCACCAAAAGCCGGTCGTCATCCATAACCGCCTGGCTGGAGTGGATATCATCAAAGCAATCGATGAGATGGGGTTTCGGGAAGGCGGAGTCATGCACTGTTTCAGCGGCGACCTGGCACTTATGGAAGCGGCCGTTCTGCGCGGGTTCTACATCTCCTTTGCGGGTAACCTTACCTACCCGAAAGGCTATCTTGGTCAAGTCGCAACCGGGGTGCCTCGCGAGAGGCTACTCGTTGAAACCGATGCCCCCTATCTAACGCCGGTTCCGAAGCGGGGACGACGCAACGAACCGGCATTTGTGAAATTCACCGCCGGATATCTTGGAGAACTGATCGGACTGGATGCTGAGGCGTCGGAGCAATTGACCGCCGGAAACGCCCGGCGGCTCTTTTACCGTAAATGA
- a CDS encoding 1-acyl-sn-glycerol-3-phosphate acyltransferase produces MNDIGNGRNFPPRHPSLLFKVKSWLLINGLIYPAIHFLMRILNRTRLIGIDRIKRLDGPYFLMSNHISLLDDLFLGPIVFGPYFLRPYRYFPYHAPEERNFYKYRLISWFMRMTKSIPVLRGKGLQQEGVDRLIAAVREGGILHIYPEGTRTRNGDIGPVKAGIGRIVYESGAPVVPMYHQGLEHVLPIGKGVPRIGRQIYVAIGEPIRFDTELKMDNSPATWRIIAGKVMDAIREQREIVQKTWGVVPVYNGSQLKVTESVEAVEVESQ; encoded by the coding sequence ATGAACGATATCGGGAACGGGCGAAACTTCCCACCGCGCCATCCTTCGCTTCTCTTTAAGGTAAAGTCGTGGCTTCTTATCAACGGCCTTATCTACCCGGCGATTCACTTCCTGATGCGGATCTTGAATCGCACCCGGCTAATCGGAATCGACCGTATTAAACGCCTCGACGGGCCTTACTTTCTGATGTCGAATCATATAAGCCTGCTTGATGACCTCTTTCTGGGGCCAATTGTCTTCGGTCCCTATTTCCTTAGGCCCTATCGCTACTTCCCCTACCATGCTCCGGAGGAGCGGAACTTCTATAAATATCGCCTGATCTCCTGGTTCATGCGGATGACGAAGTCGATCCCGGTGCTGAGAGGCAAGGGTCTGCAGCAGGAGGGCGTCGATCGCCTCATTGCGGCGGTGCGTGAAGGTGGGATACTCCACATCTACCCGGAAGGAACCCGGACCCGCAACGGCGACATCGGGCCGGTCAAAGCCGGCATTGGGAGAATCGTCTATGAGTCCGGCGCGCCGGTCGTACCGATGTATCACCAGGGTCTTGAGCATGTTCTTCCCATCGGCAAAGGCGTGCCGCGCATCGGTCGTCAGATTTACGTCGCTATCGGGGAGCCGATCCGATTCGATACGGAACTCAAGATGGATAACAGCCCGGCAACCTGGCGCATCATCGCCGGCAAGGTGATGGATGCGATTCGTGAACAGCGGGAGATCGTTCAGAAGACCTGGGGAGTCGTTCCAGTCTATAACGGATCACAATTGAAGGTGACGGAATCCGTCGAAGCGGTTGAAGTCGAATCTCAATGA
- a CDS encoding CPBP family intramembrane metalloprotease yields the protein MKQAAFYLETGLLLWMLAVIYLFAGPLLTRSSPNGAILTTGIALLAGYTWVRIRGLEPVSSFGLGPTKGMRKVILVTVLAGSVVLIALIDRMMVSLLSPPDEFARLLSSSVQIGSIQDGFGVVMRIVIVAPVVEEMIFRGLLLQHLKTRLLPTGAVAISAIVFALFHPTPWQYGQLVLLGLIAGYLTIRCSSIYPAVALHAGNNLLAVIALQE from the coding sequence ATGAAACAGGCGGCTTTCTATCTGGAAACCGGGCTGCTCCTTTGGATGCTGGCAGTCATCTACCTCTTCGCAGGGCCGCTGCTGACGCGAAGCAGCCCCAATGGCGCGATCCTGACGACGGGAATAGCGCTTCTTGCCGGCTACACATGGGTTCGCATCCGGGGACTTGAGCCGGTGAGTTCCTTCGGGCTCGGTCCGACAAAGGGTATGCGGAAGGTTATACTTGTGACAGTGTTAGCGGGCAGCGTTGTGTTGATCGCACTGATCGATCGTATGATGGTCTCGCTCTTATCACCCCCGGATGAGTTTGCCAGACTGTTGAGCAGTTCAGTGCAGATCGGAAGCATCCAGGATGGTTTCGGGGTCGTTATGCGCATCGTCATTGTCGCGCCAGTCGTCGAAGAGATGATTTTTCGCGGACTGCTGTTGCAGCATCTGAAGACACGTCTTTTGCCAACCGGTGCGGTGGCGATCTCAGCGATCGTCTTCGCACTATTCCACCCGACGCCATGGCAATACGGGCAACTGGTGTTGTTGGGGCTCATTGCAGGTTATCTGACAATAAGGTGCAGTTCGATCTATCCGGCAGTTGCGCTGCATGCGGGTAACAACCTGCTTGCAGTCATCGCGCTTCAGGAGTGA
- a CDS encoding sigma-70 family RNA polymerase sigma factor yields the protein MCLKLQPMDDQLQLPPERISNEEEDPLNPDADLIERSQAGDDAAFQVLVERYRSRVGSIAYQVLGNYEDARDVAQEVFIKLYRGIGSFDPHKKFFTWLYRLTVNASIDYLRAKRRRSYESSIDERPEQYFNIPSADSDLASHDIERRELRQLFIDLAAKLNPKQRAVFVLCDLQGFTADEVAEILNCPKVTLRWYLHEARRRIRIAIARDHPEYWRGKPK from the coding sequence ATGTGTCTTAAATTGCAACCGATGGATGACCAACTGCAATTGCCGCCGGAGCGTATCTCTAATGAGGAGGAAGATCCGCTCAATCCCGATGCCGACCTGATCGAACGAAGTCAGGCCGGGGACGATGCGGCCTTCCAAGTGTTGGTGGAACGTTATAGGTCCCGGGTCGGAAGCATCGCCTATCAGGTGCTCGGCAACTACGAAGACGCGCGCGATGTGGCGCAAGAGGTCTTCATCAAGTTATATCGCGGCATCGGCAGTTTCGACCCGCATAAGAAGTTCTTCACCTGGCTCTACCGGCTTACCGTAAACGCCTCCATCGACTATCTTCGTGCCAAGCGCCGTCGCTCGTATGAGAGTTCGATCGACGAGCGCCCCGAACAGTATTTCAACATCCCTTCGGCTGACAGCGACCTTGCGAGCCACGACATCGAACGTCGTGAACTTCGCCAGTTGTTCATCGACCTCGCGGCGAAACTGAATCCCAAGCAGCGGGCGGTCTTCGTCCTCTGTGACTTGCAGGGGTTCACCGCCGATGAAGTGGCCGAGATTCTGAACTGTCCGAAGGTAACCCTTAGGTGGTATTTGCACGAAGCGCGACGGCGCATACGCATCGCCATTGCGCGCGACCACCCGGAGTATTGGAGAGGCAAACCGAAATGA